In Daphnia magna isolate NIES linkage group LG7, ASM2063170v1.1, whole genome shotgun sequence, a single genomic region encodes these proteins:
- the LOC116926884 gene encoding RNA-binding protein asd-2 isoform X1 — MESEMDLQLMLLPAVVTGDVIPATNNNDSTTNNKMVNCRDEEAEYLDRLLTEKKLLDAMAGLDFTQKLINAEIERLLNGGSVKESSVNGSCSGTAGGSKRFCDVTKDKPIKVTVRTSVPTRDHPKFNFVGKLLGPKGNSLKRLQEETLTKMAILGRGSMRDKHKEEEYRHSHEPRYRHLNDDLHVEITAYAAPAEAHARIALALTEIRRFLVPDYNDDIRQEQLREMQMMSGGPGGGVASSGCSSNNSCGNSSQDVDNAVQQQQQQQQHLAAVRSVAGLTSSTSNVMTLNSPLHQHLSAMANQQQNGMAAPLQRAVAAAAAAAAVNYPPVLPLTMHPALRGLCKPSQNLSIGLTAAAGTSNLLNRYRPNAGNAAALQLANGPSGMINLNQQHLHHHHRYRPGATGLTSHRSAGYKDNNNDNIYADAIGGGTTSDPAAVAAVAALELYHRYNMQQQQPYGSEGSDGVASPDDRDETAESDLLASTTNGVMTADYPLMDGTAGGLKLTATGALERSRYRHEPYPRYHSTKVVT; from the exons ATGGAATCGGAGATGGATCTACAGCTGATGCTGCTTCCGGCGGTTGTGACGGGTGATGTTATTCCGGCtaccaacaacaacgacagcacgaccaacaacaaaatggTGAACTGCCGAGACGAAGAAGCCGAATATCTCGATAGATTGTTGACTGAAAAGAAACTGCTGGATGCAATGGCTGGATTGGATTTCACGCAGAAACTCATCAACGCCG AGATTGAGCGGTTGCTGAACGGCGGAAGTGTTAAAGAGTCTTCGGTGAACGGAAGCTGCAGCGGCACTGCCGGAGGAAGCAAACGATTTTGCGACGTCACCAAAGACAAGCCCATCAAAGTGACCGTCAGGACTTCGGTGCCGACTCGAGATCATCCAAAA TTCAATTTCGTCGGCAAGCTGCTGGGCCCTAAAGGCAATTCCCTTAAGCGTCTACAAGAAGAGACGCTGACCAAAATGGCCATTCTCGGTCGAGGATCGATGAGAGACAAACACAAG GAAGAAGAATATCGACATTCACACGAGCCTCGTTACAGACATCTCAACGATGATCTTCACGTTGAAATAACAGCGTACGCAGCGCCAGCCGAAGCTCACGCTCGCATCGCATTGGCATTGACGGAAATTCGACGCTTCCTCGTTCCg gattaCAATGACGACATCCGACAAGAGCAACTACGTGAAATGCAAATGATGAGCGGAGGTCCCGGTGGGGGCGTTGCCAGTAGCGGATGTTCCAGTAATAACAGTTGCGGCAATTCAAGCCAAGACGTCGACAACGCcgtccaacaacaacagcaacaacaacaacatctcGCAGCTGTACGTAGCGTCGCCGGCCTGACGTCGTCAACATCCAACGTCATGACGCTAAACAGCCCACTCCATCAACATTTATCC gccaTGGCCAATCAACAGCAAAATGGAATGGCGGCTCCATTACAGCGGGCCGTGGCAGCCGCCGCTGCTGCCGCCGCTGTCAATTATCCTCCCGTGCTTCCATTGACGATGCATCCGGCCCTAAGGGGTTTGTGCAAACCATCGCAAAACCTTTCCATCGGCCTGACGGCAGCCG ccGGAACGTCTAACCTACTGAATCGATATCGGCCGAACGCGGGCAATGCCGCTGCGCTGCAATTGGCCAACGGACCCAGCGGGATGATTAACTTGAACCAACAGCACCTACACCATCATCATCGCTATCGTCCTGGAGCTACCGGTTTGACCAGCCATCGTTCAGCCGGATACAAGGATAATAATAACGATAACATTTACGCAGATGCCATCGGCGGAGGTACAACTAGCGATCCAGCGGCTGTAGCTGCAGTCGCAGCCTTGGAACTTTATCACAG ATACAACatgcagcaacaacagccgTACGGTAGCGAAGGTTCGGACGGAGTAGCTTCGCCCGACGACCGAGACGAAACGGCCGAATCGGATCTTCTGGCATCGACAACGAACG GTGTCATGACGGCCGATTATCCTCTGATGGACGGAACGGCCGGTGGGCTCAAATTGACGGCCACGGGGGCTCTAGAACGTTCCCGCTATCGCCACGAACCCTACCCTAGATACCATTCGACTAAAGTGGTCACTTGA
- the LOC116926884 gene encoding RNA-binding protein asd-2 isoform X2, with product MESEMDLQLMLLPAVVTGDVIPATNNNDSTTNNKMVNCRDEEAEYLDRLLTEKKLLDAMAGLDFTQKLINAEIERLLNGGSVKESSVNGSCSGTAGGSKRFCDVTKDKPIKVTVRTSVPTRDHPKFNFVGKLLGPKGNSLKRLQEETLTKMAILGRGSMRDKHKEEEYRHSHEPRYRHLNDDLHVEITAYAAPAEAHARIALALTEIRRFLVPDYNDDIRQEQLREMQMMSGGPGGGVASSGCSSNNSCGNSSQDVDNAVQQQQQQQQHLAAVRSVAGLTSSTSNVMTLNSPLHQHLSAMANQQQNGMAAPLQRAVAAAAAAAAVNYPPVLPLTMHPALRGLCKPSQNLSIGLTAAAGTSNLLNRYRPNAGNAAALQLANGPSGMINLNQQHLHHHHRYRPGATDAIGGGTTSDPAAVAAVAALELYHRYNMQQQQPYGSEGSDGVASPDDRDETAESDLLASTTNGVMTADYPLMDGTAGGLKLTATGALERSRYRHEPYPRYHSTKVVT from the exons ATGGAATCGGAGATGGATCTACAGCTGATGCTGCTTCCGGCGGTTGTGACGGGTGATGTTATTCCGGCtaccaacaacaacgacagcacgaccaacaacaaaatggTGAACTGCCGAGACGAAGAAGCCGAATATCTCGATAGATTGTTGACTGAAAAGAAACTGCTGGATGCAATGGCTGGATTGGATTTCACGCAGAAACTCATCAACGCCG AGATTGAGCGGTTGCTGAACGGCGGAAGTGTTAAAGAGTCTTCGGTGAACGGAAGCTGCAGCGGCACTGCCGGAGGAAGCAAACGATTTTGCGACGTCACCAAAGACAAGCCCATCAAAGTGACCGTCAGGACTTCGGTGCCGACTCGAGATCATCCAAAA TTCAATTTCGTCGGCAAGCTGCTGGGCCCTAAAGGCAATTCCCTTAAGCGTCTACAAGAAGAGACGCTGACCAAAATGGCCATTCTCGGTCGAGGATCGATGAGAGACAAACACAAG GAAGAAGAATATCGACATTCACACGAGCCTCGTTACAGACATCTCAACGATGATCTTCACGTTGAAATAACAGCGTACGCAGCGCCAGCCGAAGCTCACGCTCGCATCGCATTGGCATTGACGGAAATTCGACGCTTCCTCGTTCCg gattaCAATGACGACATCCGACAAGAGCAACTACGTGAAATGCAAATGATGAGCGGAGGTCCCGGTGGGGGCGTTGCCAGTAGCGGATGTTCCAGTAATAACAGTTGCGGCAATTCAAGCCAAGACGTCGACAACGCcgtccaacaacaacagcaacaacaacaacatctcGCAGCTGTACGTAGCGTCGCCGGCCTGACGTCGTCAACATCCAACGTCATGACGCTAAACAGCCCACTCCATCAACATTTATCC gccaTGGCCAATCAACAGCAAAATGGAATGGCGGCTCCATTACAGCGGGCCGTGGCAGCCGCCGCTGCTGCCGCCGCTGTCAATTATCCTCCCGTGCTTCCATTGACGATGCATCCGGCCCTAAGGGGTTTGTGCAAACCATCGCAAAACCTTTCCATCGGCCTGACGGCAGCCG ccGGAACGTCTAACCTACTGAATCGATATCGGCCGAACGCGGGCAATGCCGCTGCGCTGCAATTGGCCAACGGACCCAGCGGGATGATTAACTTGAACCAACAGCACCTACACCATCATCATCGCTATCGTCCTGGAGCTACCG ATGCCATCGGCGGAGGTACAACTAGCGATCCAGCGGCTGTAGCTGCAGTCGCAGCCTTGGAACTTTATCACAG ATACAACatgcagcaacaacagccgTACGGTAGCGAAGGTTCGGACGGAGTAGCTTCGCCCGACGACCGAGACGAAACGGCCGAATCGGATCTTCTGGCATCGACAACGAACG GTGTCATGACGGCCGATTATCCTCTGATGGACGGAACGGCCGGTGGGCTCAAATTGACGGCCACGGGGGCTCTAGAACGTTCCCGCTATCGCCACGAACCCTACCCTAGATACCATTCGACTAAAGTGGTCACTTGA
- the LOC116926883 gene encoding LOW QUALITY PROTEIN: supervillin (The sequence of the model RefSeq protein was modified relative to this genomic sequence to represent the inferred CDS: deleted 1 base in 1 codon), with product MEMRGILRSKSPSIGEQPKSILKHHSPDVDETEQLSPSNSSSDEFPVAAENDLAAQLLNVELESKHQHVSADAQPPSNGVNSKSDSALSESPTSKPKSNSSQNMAVQQSSVRRETETIILESEGSSSGTETTTTVTFRLGGNTAGTTTVKQSQTKIKSHQIKAKMEEVSDSSVASSSRSVVVDEDDDSSSSGAEVKTTVSLRLAALQKSGDTEWRKRISKPVVGSPSASAGEMDEATNSDGDIASKGSIADRLKVLETAQKGWRTRVHEPDAARFTVAGKMGQRPVSVHVLSSETIKHKPISPMLDRKMKTPKPVPLRLKNADGSAVSDSSPGTTPSTDDVKPPFNRSTSDPSSTPSRLIIPGTGKITSRIVSVPRPDDETFTSFFAASSWSLATSSQSVAMVQSSASFVDITDEDFDRMAFSRDAVVVEKRSGERPATETQHLAKSDQVSHLAARHVAQRVRGSGHWRGRTEVQRVKLEKLAQNSHLAVEALAGLASKEDFAAISLKSAKETGDEQSKRTVYLMQVKGRRQIQTRLVEPIYTSVNSGDCYVLVTPTDVIQFIGRYSNVIERSRSTEVAQRIVSKKDLASARASHVQLIEEDKVGANSFYGASKRFWTALGRSEAEQAIHPAGPPEEDELYESAIATTNAVWQLSGDRLEPCQQHWGTILQTDILDPNKVMVFDFGSEMYVWSGKMTRLEVRKRAMQLAKELWDQGYDYTECAINPVFQKATSDEQSKGQQRPSWALLRSAKQHMEPVLFREKFFDWPDKSGLIKVKTQESEEKAVGVVTDISSLEPYDAQLMLDNQVDDPDLELEGAHLGRGVEYYDEAERRLQQISTLSVKVWHLQDYEKVLMDEVSRGQFHSRDTYIIRWQYRITVTGKDLKGQPSVHGLLGRDRFCYFIWHGAQAPPTDQGASALKTVELDEERGPHVRVQQGHEPPAFLAIFQGRMAIQSGKRGEREADQSVWRLYFVRGEKEEEAHLLQVRRCVQALRSRGCLLLVNQSTGTVFVWHGAKSLKHTRQVANSAASALKQHRPPELNVRSDANMTIKEQYEGAESREFWEGLGHNSRVADRSLYLSLAERPKENRYDYTPRLFHLTSWTGQFRADEIPPTLRVPQLPCPYPFVQEDLYGANQPTLFMLDNEHEVWLWQGWWPDLPDTDNTNTGSGKLRLAVERRCAMETVIEYCRLKGDNEDRIPPAAYLVSAGLEPLAFTALFPYWTVDERVAQLSIQDGKSSGESQSIQDVLDRLKRTAYPLSELQVRPPPEGVDPTKLESYLTDDDFQETMGMSKMEFYALPAWRQTQLRKETGLF from the exons ATGGAGATGCGTGGCATTTTGCGGAGTAAATCGCCTTCGATTGGCGAACAGCCCAAATCGATTTTAAAACATCATTCGCCGGACGTTGACGAAACGGAGCAATTGTCTCCTTCGAACAGCAGCTCGGACGAGTTCCCCGTTGCGGCCGAAAACGATTTAGCTGCCCAGCTGCTCAACGTCGAGCTGGAATCGAAACATCAGCACGTGTCCGCCGATGCCCAACCGCCATCCAATGGGGTGAACAGCAAGAGCGATAGCGCCCTTTCGGAAAGCCCTACGTCCAAACCAAAATCGAATTCCAGTCAAAACATGGCCGTCCAGCAATCCTCTGTCCGTCGAGAAAC TGAAACGATCATCTTGGAATCGGAAGGAAGTAGCAGCGGAACAGAAACTACAACGACCGTTACATTCCGGCTGGGAGGCAACACGGCCGGAACGACAACAGTCAAACAATCGCAAACGAAAATCAAGAGCCATCAAATCAAAGCCAAAATGGAGGAAGTCAGCGACTCGAGCGTCGCTTCAAG CAGCAGATCGGTGGTCGTTGATGAGGATGATGACAGCAGTTCATCCGGCGCCGAAGTCAAAACAACGGTATCGTTGAG GTTGGCGGCTCTGCAGAAGAGCGGCGACACTGAATGGCGTAAAAGGATCTCGAAGCCGGTGGTGGGCAGTCCATCGGCCTCGGCTGGAGAGATGGACGAAGCTACGAATTCAGACGGAGATATCGCAAGCAAAGGCAGCATTGCCGATCGATTGAAAGTACTTGAAACAGCTCAAAAAGGGTGGCGGACAAGGGTTCACGAGCCGGACGCTGCCCGATTTACCGTAGCTGGCAAAATGGGCCAGCGTCCCGTGTCCGTCCACGTCCTCTCATCTGAAACGATCAAACACAAACCGATTAGTCCGATGCTCGatcgcaaaatgaaaacaccCAAACCTGTCCCGTTGAGGCTTAAAAATGCAGACGGATCGGCTGTGTCCGATTCGTCGCCTGGAACAACGCCATCCACCGACGATGTGAAACCACCGTTCAACCGATCCACGTCCGATCCGAGCAGTACCCCATCTAGACTCATT ATTCCTGGAACTGGCAAAATCACTTCTCGAATCGTGTCCGTTCCACGGCCAGACGATGAAACGTTCACCTCGTTCTTCGCTGCGTCTTCGTGGTCGCTGGCCACGTCATCGCAATCCGTGGCCATGGTCCAGTCATCCGCGTCGTTCGTTGATATAACAGACGAGGATTTTGACCGGATGGCCTTTTCTCGTGACGC GGTCGTCGTGGAGAAACGGTCAGGTGAACGTCCAGCGACGGAAACACAACACCTCGCGAAATCCGATCAAGTCTCTCATCTTGCGGCCCGACATGTTGCGCAACGAGTACGAGGAAGTGGACACTGGCGTGGCCGAAC CGAAGTGCAGCGAGTCAAACTGGAAAAACTGGCCCAGAATTCGCATCTGGCCGTCGAAGCGCTGGCCGGTCTGGCGTCGAAAGAAGATTTCGCGGCCATTTCACTCAAATCGGCCAAAGAGACGGGCGACGAGCAGTCGAAACGGACCGTTTATCTGATGCAGGTGAAGGGCCGTCGTCAGATTCAGACGCGTTTGGTGGAGCCGATCTACACGTCGGTCAACAGCGGCGACTGTTACGTCCTCGTCACGCCCACTGACGTCATCCAGTTCATCGGGCGTTACTCGAACGTCATTGAACGCTCGAGATCGACCGAAGTGGCGCAGCGTATCGTCTCGAAGAAAGATCTGGCCAGTGCCAGGGCGTCGCACGTCCAGCTCATTGAAGAAGATAAAGTGGGCGCCAATTCCTTCTACGGCGCGTCGAAACGCTTCTGGACAGCCCTGGGCAGAAGCGAAGCGGAACAGGCCATCCATCCCGCCGGACCGCCGGAGGAAGACGAACTTTACGAATCGGCCATCGCAACGACAAACGCCGTCTGGCAACTCAGCGGCGATCGTTTAGAACCTTGCCAACAACATTGGGGAACGATCCTGCAGACGGACATCCTCGATCCgaataaa gTGATGGTGTTTGATTTCGGCAGCGAAATGTACGTCTGGAGTGGCAAAATGACTCGGCTGGAAGTGCGGAAAAGGGCCATGCAGCTGGCCAAGGAGCTGTGGGATCAAGGATACGATTACACCGAATGCGCCATTAATCCCGTGTTCCAGAAGGCTACGTCAGACGAGCAAAGCAAAGGGCAGCAGAGACCGTCCTGGGCGTTACTGCGCTCGGCCAAACAGCACATGGAACCCGTTCTGTTCCGCGAGAAGTTCTTCGACTGGCCCGACAAGAGCGGACTCATCAAAGTGAAAACTCAAGAAAGCGAAGAGAAAGCCGTCGGCGTCGTCACGGACATCTCATCCCTCGAACCGTACGACGCCCAGCTGATGTTAGATAACCAAGTCGATGATCCCGATTTGGAATTAGAAGGCGCCCACCTCGGTCGTGGTGTCGAGTACTACGACGAAGCCGAACGTCGCCTTCAACAG ATATCGACGTTGAGTGTCAAAGTGTGGCACTTGCAGGACTACGAGAAAGTGCTGATGGACGAAGTGTCGCGCGGCCAGTTCCACTCTCGCGACACGTACATCATCCGCTGGCAGTATCGCATAACTGTGACGGGCAAAGATTTGAAAGGCCAGCCGTCCGTGCACGGCCTCTTGGGTCGCGATCGTTTCTGCTACTTCATTTGGCACGGAGCCCAAGCTCCGCCCACCGACCAGGGTGCCTCGGCTCTCAAAACGGTCGAGCTGGACGAAGAGCGAGGGCCTCACGTTCGCGTCCAGCAAGGACACGAACCCCCCGCCTTTCTGGCCATTTTCCAAG GACGGATGGCCATCCAAAGTGGCAAACGCGGCGAACGCGAAGCGGACCAGTCTGTTTGGCGATTGTATTTCGTACGCGGCGAAAAGGAGGAAGAAGCCCACCTGCTGCAAGTGAGACGCTGCGTCCAGGCGTTGCGCAGCCGTGGCTGTTTGCTGCTCGTCAACCAGTCGACGGGCACCGTCTTCGTCTGGCACGGCGCCAAGTCGCTCAAACATACGCGCCAGGTGGCCAACTCTGCCGCGTCTGCCCTTAAACAGCACAGACCACCAGAGCTGAATGTCCGG AGTGACGCCAATATGACCATAAAGGAACAGTACGAAGGAGCGGAATCGCGTGAATTCTGGGAGGGCCTCGGCCACAACAGTCGAGTGGCAGATCGCTCACTCTACCTGTCATTGGCGGAGAGGCCGAAGGAGAACCGATACGATTACACGCCGCGTCTCTTCCACTTGACGTCGTGGACGGGACAGTTCCGCGCCGACGAGATCCCACCCACTCTGCGCGTTCCTCAACTACCCTGTCCTTATCCGTTTGTCCAG GAGGATCTGTACGGCGCTAATCAGCCGACGCTGTTCATGCTGGACAATGAACACGAGGTGTGGCTTTGGCAAGGCTGGTGGCCGGATCTGCCGGACACGGATAACACTAACACGGGATCGGGCAAGCTGCGCTTGGCCGTCGAGCGTCGCTGCGCCATGGAGACGGTTATCGAATACTGCCGCCTCAAAGGAGATAATGAGGATCGAATCCCACCGGCCGCCTATCTCGTTTCGGCAGGCCTTGAACCGTTGGCTTTTACCGCCCTCTTTCCCTATTGGACGGTGGACGAGCGTGTCGCCCAGCTCAGTATTCAG GACGGAAAGAGTTCAGGCGAGTCTCAGTCCATTCAAGACGTGCTGGACCGACTGAAGCGCACCGCATACCCTTTGAGTGAGCTTCAAGTACGTCCGCCACCAGAGGGAGTCGATCCTACCAAATTGGAATCTTATCTAACTGACGACGATTTCCAG GAGACGATGGGTATGAGCAAGATGGAATTCTACGCTCTACCTGCCTGGAGGCAAACGCAATTGCGGAAGGAGACGGGACTcttttga